TTTGCAACGCTTGAGAATAACCCACAGAGATCGGATGTCAAATTAAACGAGAAAAATCTGACAAACTTTCTTAAATCAGTTGATGCAAACACTAAAATAGATGAGAAGGATATATTACTGCTTTTATCCATGAATCAACCATGGGTAATTTCGTCTTTGATTAGTGCATCCAAGATCAACAAGACTGTGTTCCACCTTATGAAAAGACAATTACTTTGGGGCCTGAATGTTTTGGATTGCATTGTCATCTCGTTACCCAAGGATTACGGAAGAAGCGACAGAGTTCTGCTTTTTCAGCAAGATATAAGTGATGATATTGGTGCGCTGGTCAATCAATTTGATATGGGACTACAAGAAACAACAGTTCTTTATGCCAGTGATAAAAATCTTTGGACTGTGTTAAAACTTGTAGCAACTCAGCAAATTCCGAAAGAAAGAGAGTTGAAAGTTTGTTGGCAGATGTCTCTCGCACATGCAGTGAGAAGTGGTCAGCTAGACTTTGTAAAGTCTATTGTTGACaacatatcaatatcaaaactTCCAGAAGCAGTTCAAGCAAGTTTTGCAGCACTTCTTTGCAATGGTGCCTTCTATGGTCAAACTGGTATTGTTAAGTACCTCTTTCGGAAAAGTGTCCCCATCAAATTTGACACAGAGAGTCCTATGTTTGTTGACCTTATGGataaaattcacgtgaaaagattTGACGTGATAGAGTACGCCATCCGAAGCAAACGACCTGAAACGGTAGATGCTGTCATCAAATTTTGCAAATATGATCGTGAATTCATGAAAAATGCAAAACCTGAATCCTACTTTGAGTTAGCTGCTGCAAATGGGAATTGGCaaatcatgaaatatttcatagatCTCTTTACGAACACTGGGCAACCTTCAAAGCAGGTTTGGGAAAGGTTTTTCATAGAAGCAGCGCGTAGAGGTCAAGAAGATTTCTGTGGACAAGTACTGGGAGTCATCAGTAACGTGGACGTTTTTTGCGTggacaaaacaaataaacatatTCTACATTACTGCGGAATATACAACATGAAAAACGTTGCTCATCAAGTTTTGGAAAAGAGATCCCATGGTCTTGATTTAAGCGACTCCGACGGCATGAGACCAATAGACTACGCCGTGGTCTTTGGAAACATCGAAGTCGTTAACctttttatgaaaacaaaactGATGCATTCAAAAGAAAGCATTGATAGTGTGGAAACATATGGATGGTTTCGATTTCTTTTCGACCAGATAAATACAGATGACGTGGAGAGATCTGAGGTTATCTTAAGACCTGTTCTTCCTAAATCGCGTACATTAGATTTACTCACTCTATATAGAAAAGGTGATGACAATGCCGCAGCAGCCCTTGTATCTTGTTCCAAACACATACCGAAAATGCTTCTGGAGAACCCAGCTAACAACGGCATTTTTCTCCACGATGCAATCAGATATGGTTGTATCAAAACATTCCATAATATAATGGGATACTTTGCTGGGGAGGAGGAAAATCTCCGTCAAGTACTTAAAATTCAGTTTAAAGGTTTGTCTCCCTTGGCTGTAGCTGTCGGCTCTTCTCAATATGCTATAGCTGAATATGTGTTTATGTACGATGATGGACTAAGCTGGAAATCGAAGAAATCAGCTGAAAATATCCTCCATCTTGCTATCCACACAGGAGATCCAAATATGATTGAACTGGTTGCGTCAAAGACACTAGGAAGACTTTGTGATGAAAAAGACATATGTGGTTATACTCCAGTTATGTATCTGTGTGCTCTTGGCCTTCAAGATTATTATGTCCTCCTCAAGACGGAGACCCTGCTCGATCCATTAATAGACTCGCATATGGGACACAAAGACGATGACCCCGATATGACTTGCCTCAATTGTTTGCTAAACAGATGCATTGGTTGGTCAAAAATCTACTCTAGAGCTCCTCTAGGAAAGGAAACGCAGCCGATGAGGTCAGTTAAGAACGCTTTTCCTCCTCTTCTGTTGAAGGAATACTTCTGGAAGTTGGGAAAATACAGGACAGATAGTCCATTGATTACTTCTATCATGATAGCATGTGGATATACTGCAACATACAGTTCTTTGGTAAACATTATGTCCAGAGGGGAAGGAATACAAAAAATGATTTCAGTGGAAGGAGTGGAAAAAACTTTGGATGAATTTCAAAGTAAATATATTCTTGAGAATATATTGGAAATTTCGATAGTCGCCAAAAACGAGGCAGTTTTTGTTGAATTGTTAGACCATGCCAGTGGGTTGAATGATCGATTGAAGAGAACTCATGGTATCTCTATTTTTGAGGTTGTCATTGGTCTTTCCAGATTGAATCTTCTTGTACATTTAAAGGAAAAATTGAACTTTCAGGATGACGATTTTTCTACTTTTAAGGAAATCTATTCTACTTTACCTCAAAAACAAAGATGGATTTCGGAACTTGACCACATCGGAGGGAAGTGTTGGCCGCACTTTGAATCGTCACCAGACAGGCACGAACCAAGAATACTGAAGCCTGATTTATGGTTAATCGAGTCAATGACATTGCCAGAATCTATTAGGCAGAATATAGAGGCAAAGAGCGAGAAAGAGAGTATCATTCCATCAGACTACTCCGAACTGAAATACACAACAGATTTGGACAGTTTCCGAAAACTTCCTCATTTCATGGACTTTACCGATATTTGGATTCAATGTTTTTTAACATCCAGCTTGGTTCTTAGTCACATCCAAGATATCAAGAACTGCCAGGACTCAAAATTTATTTCTGCTAAGTCAATTAAAGTTGCATGTCTCGCGCATGGAACAACTGATCATCCAAAAGTCACAATTGACAGCAATGGAGCCCTTTTAAATCAGATCCGCGTATTTGTTGACAAAGGGGTCTCCTCCGTCAGACATGATAGAAGTTTTTGTCAACGTCCAGAGGAAATTCGGCTTAAAGCTGATGTGGATGAGAATGTTATTCCATTCTTCGAAAATTTCGTAAGTATGAATATGAAACATACTTGTATAATGATCATTTCAACCGTAATTCTAAAACACCGTacattcatttctttttattctcCATCTTGTTTCACTTTTCAGATCCAAAAAGAATTTGGGCTTAATTTAAAGATCAAGATTGACTGGAATGCAATTGAACTGCGAAAAAGAACATACAATACAGAAGTGATAATGAAATCTTTAAACGGTGAAATTTACGGAAACAAGCTAGGGGGATTGGATGATGTTCTCAAAGAATGCAAAGATATGAAAGACGATATCGAATCGATGTTTGATAAGGAAACTGCGGAGTATGCGCTTCGCGATGTAATGAACCTTACAGGAATCACAGTCTCATTTGATGACAAAGTGACATCGCAGCAGGCTTCATACAGCAGTGGACACCGGCATATTCTCAGTGAAGTAGTCTGGAAATTTACTATCACTCAATCTCGCCTTTACTATGACAGATCAGAATTTCCGTTGTGGCAGTACCTCACCATTTATCGCTCCATCTGTGCATCAACGTGTCATTCAGTGTATTGTATCTCCAATATCAATGCTTCTTTGGAGAACAATCACAATGACAGGAAAAATCGCCCTCTACAATCTATTTCTTTTGAAGTCGATTTGCAATCCTTTGGAATAACAGATTTGTCCATTTTAAGAACATTGATGTGTAGGGACGCCGGAAGAGAGTTTGTAGCTATAGCTTATGATTGCAGTGCTATGTTATGGctgaaaaacatttcaaaaaaggtGCTTCTGAAAAGCACTATATCATTGCAACACACGGGAGTGACTTTCCAAGATGATACAACGATAATCCACATCTGCTGCAATGAGACAAATAGTAAAGAATGGATTGTGGAGAGAAGCAACTCGTTTTCCAGATTAGCCGATGCAGAGGATAGGCAACTCATAATGGAATGGCCTGCGAGTTACAGCCAAGAGTTGAATCAAAAGGCAATCGAGGTTCAAAATGAAGTCCAGGACAAAGTTGGAATAGCCATAACTTTTCAAGCGGATGAAAAGCGTTTAATGTTAGCATGTTTTTCGAAATTTAGGCGTGAAATGCGTCATCCTCATGATGTATTCAAACTCTCTATGACAACTTCCTATCAAGAGTACGGAAATGTATATATCCAAATCGTAGAAGACCTTCTTCTTTTGCAAAAATATCCAGCCATAAAGCAAAATCATGTAGAAAAAGGTGCTTGTGGAGTTTGGATTAGGATGAGCCAGCGTAAATCCAATTCAGAATTGCTTGTATTAACCAAGCAACTTGCAAAGAAAAACTTGTTATCCAGTTTTGAATCTCCAAAGTACAACATATTACCAATCAtcacaaaagaaaattttgaaattgtatcTGAATCAGATGCCAAGACGCAGTTTGAGAAGTGGAAACATGAAACTATCACAGAACATAATCAATCTGATCTCAGCACCGAAGCCGTTTCAATTCAAGGACACGTTTTCACATTTTCTGATGCCAACTTTTTCAAGAAGAGCATTGCAAACTTACCACTGCGTGCCGTAATATCACAAGATACTGCTCATGCTCTAGAGAGGGGATACTGCCATATTCTTCACACAAAAGTGGTAGATAACTTAAGAAATTATGACTATCCCATGGGTGAAACTTTTGAGTTACACTACCAGGCAAAAGAGCGTATCAGGAAGCTGTTGAATATTAGAAATGTAGAGATTGAATGGGCGAGCTTTGTCTTTAAAAATAGCCTAGtgcataaacaaaattttgctGTTTGTCTCAATACAGTGGTCGATTCATTCCTAGAGATTTTTCCGACCGCACCAGAATGCATAATTACACAGAGAGTGGTCTTGGAAATGCATTCACTATTTTCCGGTGTATCAGGTTTACGGATTGCAATGCAAGAAAAACTCCACTCAGATGATGATAATGAAGGCATCGAAAGAATAATAAGCCCCGACAAGAATCGTAGTCCAGCAATACGAATTTTGAAGGGCAATATTcttgaaatcattttcaagCGAAGTGAGAAAGTAACAACATTTGCAGACCTTCTGTGTGATGCAAGTATTCAACTTGctgaaatcaaaatcaaatcacTCTTGGGGTGCAGAGACAGAAAAGAAAACTCTAACAACAGTCCAGAGAAGGTACGAAAACAGACGTCAAAGTCCATCATTCTTCCTAGTTTTACCGACGTTATGCTTTGTCTAGGTGACATAAAATTGGCATTATCCGCAGTCATTTCCAGCATTAAAAGTTTTGTGACGATTGTCCCAGATGAGATCGACGAGGTTTATTTTGTCAGCTCCAAAAGAAAGACGGGATTCGTGCTAAGAAGCAGAACTTTGCTATACAACGTCTCAAAGAAGACTGTAACCCCTACAGACCTCACTATTCAGCTCCAGGAGGAGTTCGGATTTCAAGGTTTAAAGACTCCAATGGTCGTTCCAGACCTGAGTGTTAATGATCCACCGATATTTAACAAAGGGAGCAGCACACTAGAGGTTACCATGACAATTAATGATTATAACAAAGAGACAGATGATGCCTCAGGTCATCTCAACTTAACAAATTCAGATGATTATAAAGTCACATTACAAGGATGTTCCGAGGCTCTAGAAGTGTCCGCTGTGGATCAGAGAGGCGAGCATTTGGTTTTAACGTTACCTGTGGCTGGTGATAAAAGCAAAatctacaacacacaatgtGTTTTGGTTCACCACAAATATGCAAGACCcgaaaattgcaaaacttttatATTTGATTCTCGTTCAACCGCAATTTTACGACATCAATATCCACAGGACACTATTAATGAGATAACTGTGAAGAAAAATGAATCTCTTGAATTTCTTATTgaacacaaaacaaaaatcattatgAGTAAGGATCCACATGAAATTAATGGAAATGAGGGAAAACAcgaaactgtttttcaaaaccGGAAAATCAGGTTCAATTTTTACTACCAAAAGAAGCGCTTTCCAAGTTCAGAGCCAACATTGCCATTTACATTGCAAAGCACAAGTCCTGGTAGGAGGGGGTGGTTTAATTCGCCAGTACCGTATTCTGTGTACTCTCTGCTGATAAACGACTCAAAGCGCCACTTCACAATGAGTGCACAATGCCTGTGTTGCAACCAGAATTTAAACATAATCACTCGCTACGGGAAGATGGACGCTAGCCGTGAACTCCGGGTGAATTGCCTTGAATCGTAGACTTGCAAAAACACTACATTCGTGCATAGCCTTTTATTGATAATAGACATGATGTTCTTTGAATTAGTTACAATGATGCGCGGAGTACTGGACAGATCAGCGATGGATATGATGactttgtatttatattgtgttATGTCTCAGTTGAGAATTCTTCACTCGTGTTGAGACGCCACCAACTGtcggtgaagtgccacaaatgtCCTGCGTGGCGCTTATAGTCTTAGCAATGAGGATTATTTGCCACTCCAatgcctactgtgacacagaaCCCAGTTTTTCTACATTAAATCTGAAAGACCCAAAACACGGAGGTCACGTGTCGTAGCAGGcattgacacgttaaagaaccctcactgttacggctGCAAGAGCCAGACATAGCTCACAATTTTGTACTTAATATAAAGCTGGTAACAATTCTatgcgagtgaaaaattcttgttCAGATTTTGTAGTGAGCCCGGACACAAGATACTCTGATGTTTTGGGAGCAACTTTTCTTGTCACAAATGTTTATGCTTATTAATATTCAACATGATGTTAAAACAGTAAAGGACTGAATATCAGTgtatacaacacacacacacacacacacacgccgCGATACCGTGTTAAGACTACATTGTTATAATTTTCGGTCATGAAGGACGAGTACAACACAGATGAATTAAAGGAATGTTGGGTTTGTGATGTTTTCAGCTTGTTATACAAAGTAAGACAAGATTTCTCTAAACCATCTTGCTTTCATTATATTCCCTTTAAACCGTGAAATACTTAATATAGAGAATTGAAGTAAAATCCGTGAATTTAAAACGGATGTAGACAAGATATCCAGGTGTGATTTCAAAGCTATACCAAGTACCAGTCTTACTGTAATAAGGAAAAGGTGGTTAATGCTCACATCACATTCTCTTTCATATTGCAGGAGAGACTTCCTTTTGATAAGGTCTTGATTTGTGAATTTCTGTAATTATCATGATTAAAAATTCTCATCAATCTAAATCAAGATTGGGAGAAGAGTGTTTTCACAATCAAGCTTCAAAATTTAGATGTACTAgtattttgtttattatgtAATTCTTGATTTCTGTGtttcaaatattatatatatttacatatgttgCATCTTGTACATTTATCACAAAGTTCttatttcatgaaaaagtgaagaaaatgaactgtgatcaatcttacaattcctataaagaaaattagattaagagtagggcaaatacaaaccctggacataccagaggtgggatcaggtgcctaggaggggtaagcatcccccccccccccccccccccccccccgtcaaccggtcacatctgCAATGAGTCCATACCTTGATCTCGTAAACGAATAATCCATAGTCAATGTCATTATGTTAAAAATGGCCTAAtaattggcatgaaacatgtTGGGCAGCATTTTACCTAATAACAATTAGAGAATCTTTAAACGAGATtactgaaacccctgtaacgtcaacgtatttgtcagtagcctgtctcgattcaaaaactgatcatacacagattCTGCTCTTGCAGATCAAATctgttgagagacataaacaccatatgcaggtggtaatggaatgtTGCAACAtcaatatgagaagttgacaatggagaagctgaaatctgtcataaagttgagtggTGATTTTTCCCTCCAAATATTGACAACAAAATTTTCCATTGCTAAGATTTCATTTAATCATACATTCTTATTTGTGTGTCATGAATTATGATTtgataaataacaaaatatacatgttcATACACATAATAAAAATACTGACTGGAATGTACAAGTATTTCATAATAAAAAGAATTCAATCTGATCAAcagttatttacatgtatatatactaatgCCATTGATGATATATTATCACAAGTTCAAggaatcaaaatataaaaacaaataacaaattcTTGAAAGAGCaccattatatatatgtatgtgtgtgtgcgtgcTGGTGTGCATGTACAAATTGAACATTGTCATGCCAAACAACATATTGACAGAATGTGTGTCTATCACCCTCCATTGCTGCAGTGATAAATATATGTTCTGTTTGATTTCAAGAATTATCTTTTATCACAAATTTCACAGTACTAGCTGCATAATATGGTATTATAGTATAGCACCTTTCATAAAACAGGGGTTTTTTTGTGTTACAAAGCTGAGACCTGCCATGGTGATCGTTTAGTTCGGAACTTTCCAAtttgttgtaagtttgaaatctgTGAACACCATACAAACCCatgtattaaaaataatttcatatcaatgcCTTCCACATTGtaccttgaaaaaaaaaaccatcatGAAAGCAATTCATATTGACCattacaaaaatgaaacaacaaataGGACAGAAAGAAAACCCCAGAGGTCTAATTGTActgctgtacattaaaaatatcttataaaatcaTATTTGACAATTACCATTGTAATGCGATTGGATCAGTAATGAAAGTTTCATCACAAATGAAAACATTAGCTGAATCAGCACAATGACTGACAGCTGCAATTTTAGGTTAGACATATGCCTTCAATAATTCACTTTTTGAAAAAGATATTCATTTTGAACATTGTACAGACTGATGAGGTTTTACAATTCCGATTGTTACATGTGGTCTACCAAAGCTCTTAGAATATTGCTGCTTTCACAAGTATAAACAGAATTGGGAACAATTTAAACATTTGTAATCAATTTCCTAAAATGACTAACAGTGATATGTCAACACAATACACCTAATACCCAGCCCTGAATCACAttgatatgacgtcacagtactGTAGCTTGCCTGCCCTCTTCCACTCAAACATCCACAGTCCATGGGAGTCATGTTCCGTGACATACACCTCATTTGTTCCTTTCCTAAAGTGGAGATTGCTTGTCCTGGAGAATGGACATTTGATGCGGGTGTGTGGGCTTCCTCCCTCTCGTCCAAACACTTCCAGGACCCCCGACCCCCAGTGGGCCACTAAGAGGTTGTTATCCTCATCAAAGTCCATTCCATCTGGGCCTCCTTCCAGCTCACCTATTAGAAAGCAGTACATTGGACTTAGCATATTTTAATTATCGATAAAGTACAATTTGGAATTAGACACATGTTCTTACAAGTTACGATAGTGATTATTCCTCTCCGTAAAAAATTACCATGAAGTTTCTGTACCATAACATGTTATAAATCTCAAACTGCTTTGCAGTGACTTATATGTACACATGCACTATGTGTTggattgattgactgtatattgtttaacatccatctcgagaatttttcactcatatggagatgtcaccattgccggtgaagggctgcaaaatttaggcttatgcttggcacttacggcctttgagcagggagggatctttattgtgctacacctgctgtgacatggggcctcagtTTTGGTGGTCCGAAGtttgaaggaccaccccatttagtctcTTCTTACAACATGCaaaaggtactgaggacctcttTTAACCGGATCCCCATGGCAACTATGTGTTGGAGGTACTAGTACCTGTACACACATGAAATCTTAGAGCTAAACCTTGATATAAGGCCAATAATGAAGTTAACAGAAGGTTTAAGAAACACTAAAacgatattgattgattgattgtatcttgtttaacgtgcctcttgagaatttttcactcatatggagacgtcaccattgccgttgaagggcttcaaatttaggcttatgctcagTGCTTcaaggccattgagcagtgaggtatgccacacctactgtgacatgggacatccatttttaaggtcatctccgaggacccgcgACATTCCTACCCGATGCcaagtgtttggcgatggaactgtcactacctgttttaatgactcaGGTGTGTTGTGCTAAACAGATATTGAGAAGAGGTCATGTGACTCCATTTCATACTGAGTAACATTGTGTAAAATGTGGTTTCtgtcacaatgaaaataaaactatcTAAGGGGAGACAAGATGTCTTCCATCAGTGTGATCATTAAGATATCTATATTGTTCTGAAATGCCTAGTATACACAATTTTATAAGTAATGTAACAGTGGTTCTTTACTCGTGGGGGAAATTTACTTACGCAGTCACATAACCACATAAATTTCCTCCACGCGTATagttatataaatatttgatatgatatatatcatattcTGTTACTGCGTATTTTCCTACAATGTGTAAAGTTGGACGTGGAAACCCCCagtgtaaataaccacttttataTCACTCAGTACACTGATAGCTAAACGTAATATTCTGGGGATTCCCCCTCCATCATGAAACTGACAAGAAATGACAAGTCCTAGTgaaaatcagcataaaatcacATAGAATTCTATACCACTGAATCCAGTGAGGTATCTATCAGATTCAGTGAGGTATCTATCAGATTCAGTGAGGTACCTATCAGATCAGATTCAATGAGGTACCTATCAGATTCAGTGAGGTACCTATCAGATCAGATTCAGTGAGGTACCTATCAGATTCAGTGAGGTGTCTATCAGATTCAGTGAGGTGTCTATCAGATTCAGTGAGGTACCTATCAGATTCAGTGAGGCATCTATCAGATTCAGTGAGGTGTCTATCAGATTCAGTGAGGTGTCTATCAGATTCAGTGAGGTACCTATCAGATTCAGTAAGGTATCTATCAGATTGTGTAAGCTACAGAATATTCCAGAAACTCGGAGTCCACGGAGACTTATACCCCAGAAGAAAGTGTACTTTTACATCGAATATAGACATGACTCCAAAACCAGCCCCTAACATAGTCCATCCATCTTTAATCATTATCATAAAATACAAGAAATCATAAGAATACAAGCAAAATCCTCATATTCAACCCCTTGTGAATCTCAAGAAGAAGATTGTTgaagaattttcctatatacaataaaacacagttatagcaaatCTCCACGGACACCAAAAAAcaattcattataaccaaacttcgttatatcaaatacaattttcggcattttcctctcataggggaatagatatcactttgcaataagTGTGGATGCGTTATAAGTATGGATTTGTTATAAGTAtggattcattataagtgtggaTTCGTTATAAGTATGGATTTGTTATAAGCATggatttgttataagtgtgGATTTGTTATAAGTAtggattcattataagtgtggattcattataagtatggatttgttataagtgtggattcattataagtgtggaTTCATTATAAGTATGGATTTGTTATAAGTATggatttgttataagtgtggattcgttataagtgtggattcattataagtgtggatttgttataagtgtggattcattataagtgtggattcattataagtatggattcattataagtgtggattcattataagtgtggaTTCATTATAAGTATGGATTCGTTATAAGTGTGGATTTGTTATAAGTATGGATTCGTTATAAGTGTGGATTCGTTATAAGTGTGGATTTGTTATAAGTATGGATTCATTATAAGTATGGATTCATTATAAGTATGGATTTGTTATAAGTATGGATTTGTTATACGTATGGATTCGTTATAAGCAtggattcattataagtgtggaTTCGTTATAAGTGTGGATTCGTTATAAGTATGGATTCGTTATAAGTATGGATTCGTTATAAGTATGGATTCATTATAAGTATGGATTCATTATAAGTATggatttgttataagtgtgGATTTGTTATAAGTATGGATTCATTATAAGTAtggattcattataagtgtggattcattataagtgtggattcattataagtatggattcattataagtgtggaTTCGTTATAAGTATGGATTCATTATAAGTATGGATTCATTATAAGTATGGATTTGTAATAAGTATGGATTTGTTATAAGTATGGATTCGTTATAAGTGTGGATTCATTATAAGTATGGATTCATTATAAGTATGGATTCATTATAAGTATGGATTTGTTATAAGTATggatttgttataagtgtggattcattataagtgtggaTTTGTTATAAGTATGGATTTGTTATAAGTATGGATTCATTATAAGTATGGATTCATTATAAGTATGGATTTGTTATAAGTATGGATTCGTTATAAGTGTGGATTCATTATAAGTATGGATTCGTTATAAGTATGGATTCGTTATAAGTATGGATTTGTTATAAGTATGGATTTGTTATAAGTATGGATTTGTTATAAGTATGGATTCATTATAAGTATggatttgttataagtgtgGATTTGTTATAAGTAtggattcattataagtgtggattcattataagtgtggattcattataagtatggattcattataagtgtggaTTCGTTATAAGTATGGATTCATTATAAGTATggatttgttataagtgtgGATTCGTTATAAGTGTGGATTCATTATAAGTATGGATTCATTATAAGTATGGATTCGTTATAAGTATggatttgttataagtgtggattcattataagtgtggaTTCGTTATAAGTATGGATTTGTTATAAGTATGGATTCATTATAAGTATGGATTCATTATAAGTATGGATTTGTTATAAGTATGGATTCGTTATAAGTGTGGATTCATTATAAGTATGGATTCGTTATAAGTGTGGATTCATTATAAGTATGGATTCATTATAAGTATGGATTTGTTATAAGTATGGATTCATTATAAGTATGGATTTGTTATAAGTATGGATTCGTTATAAGTGTGGATTCATTATAAGTATGGATTCATTATAAGTATGGATTTGTTATAAGTATGGATTCGTTATAAGTGTGGATTCATTATAAGTATGGATTCATTATAAGTATGGATTTGTTATAAATATggatttgttataagtgtggattcattataagtgtggaTTTGTTATAAGTATGGATTTGTTATAAGTATGGATTCATTATAAGTATGGATTCATTATAAGTAtggattcattataagtgtggaTTTGTTATAAGTATGGATTTGTTATAAGTATGGATTCATTATAAGTATGGATTTGTTATAAGTATGGAATCATTATAAGTATGGATTAGTTATAAGTATGGATTTGTTATAAGTATGGATTTGTTATAAGTAtggattcattataagtgtggattcattataagtgtggattcattataagtatgttCATTGTAAGCGTGTTTACTGTCCTCCAGTGTAAAATTCAAAAACCCTATCGTAGTCCCCCACCTCCACTCCCTATTTATTGGTCCCTATGGTACCTGGTAATTTCCCCCAGAGTTTCCTTTGTCCCACTTTGCCAGGTCCCTGGATTTCGTAAGCCCACAGAGATTTGGTGGGTGTCTCTGCGACAATCAGTGTGTTGGGTCTGCCATCTGGAGAGTGAAGCACAGCAATACCATTAGGGAATCTCAGTCCTGTGTCCACCATCACCATCTCCTTCTCATTAGTATAGCAGTACACTGACCCAAAGGGATCCTACAAACAAGCAATATGTCATCTCATACTCTGCTGAATGAAACTATTTCAGTTTCCCATGAGAATTTACATATCACAAGTTAATCAAAGTTA
This genomic window from Ostrea edulis chromosome 4, xbOstEdul1.1, whole genome shotgun sequence contains:
- the LOC125668192 gene encoding diisopropyl-fluorophosphatase-like isoform X2, which codes for MASWVLKSSILCKPTVDGVGGIPAGCQCDKDNLLWIADMRLGLITVDKNGTLKQVCKEDNSGRTMQGCNDCTFDYDGNLWITAPAGKIAPHPYERSMEDPFGSVYCYTNEKEMVMVDTGLRFPNGIAVLHSPDGRPNTLIVAETPTKSLWAYEIQGPGKVGQRKLWGKLPGELEGGPDGMDFDEDNNLLVAHWGSGVLEVFGREGGSPHTRIKCPFSRTSNLHFRKGTNEVYVTEHDSHGLWMFEWKRAGKLQYCDVISM
- the LOC125668192 gene encoding diisopropyl-fluorophosphatase-like isoform X1, giving the protein MEAVEPKFTKVIDGELGAEGPVFDKDDNFYMVAPEVMKNDNYSGQVLSIDLKTNKSSILCKPTVDGVGGIPAGCQCDKDNLLWIADMRLGLITVDKNGTLKQVCKEDNSGRTMQGCNDCTFDYDGNLWITAPAGKIAPHPYERSMEDPFGSVYCYTNEKEMVMVDTGLRFPNGIAVLHSPDGRPNTLIVAETPTKSLWAYEIQGPGKVGQRKLWGKLPGELEGGPDGMDFDEDNNLLVAHWGSGVLEVFGREGGSPHTRIKCPFSRTSNLHFRKGTNEVYVTEHDSHGLWMFEWKRAGKLQYCDVISM
- the LOC125668192 gene encoding diisopropyl-fluorophosphatase-like isoform X3 — protein: MRLGLITVDKNGTLKQVCKEDNSGRTMQGCNDCTFDYDGNLWITAPAGKIAPHPYERSMEDPFGSVYCYTNEKEMVMVDTGLRFPNGIAVLHSPDGRPNTLIVAETPTKSLWAYEIQGPGKVGQRKLWGKLPGELEGGPDGMDFDEDNNLLVAHWGSGVLEVFGREGGSPHTRIKCPFSRTSNLHFRKGTNEVYVTEHDSHGLWMFEWKRAGKLQYCDVISM